In Nocardioides nitrophenolicus, the genomic window CTACGAGGCGCACGTGAAGGGCCTCACCACGACCCATCCCGATGTCCCCGAGGCGATGCGTGGGACGTACGCCGGCCTGACCCACCGCTCGGTCGTCGAGCACCTGCGCGGGCTCGGGGTGACCGCCGTCGAGCTGATGCCCGTGCACCAGTTCGTGCACGACGACGTGCTGCTGCAGCGGGGGCTGCGCAACTACTGGGGCTACAACACGATCGGCTTCTTCGCACCGCACGAGGGCTATGCGTCGGGGAGCACGCCGGGCGGGCAGGTGCAGGAGTTCAAGGCGATGGTCAAGGAGCTGCACGCCGCGGGGATCGAGGTGATCCTCGACGTGGTCTACAACCACACGGCGGAGGGCAACCACCTCGGGCCGACGCTCAGCTTCAAGGGCATCGACAACCCGTCGTACTACCGGCTGGTCGACGACGACCGTCAGTACTACATGGACTACACGGGCACGGGGAACTCGCTCAACGCCGGCAACCCGCACTCGCTGCAGCTGATCATGGACTCGCTGCGCTACTGGGTGACCGAGATGCACGTCGACGGCTTCCGCTTCGACCTGGCGTCCGCACTGGCCCGGGAGTTCTACGACGTCGACCGGCTGGCCACCTTCTTCGAGCTGGTGCAGCAGGACCCGGTGGTGAGTCAGGTCAAGCTGATCGCCGAGCCGTGGGACGTCGGCCCGGGCGGCTACCAGGTGGGCGGCTTCCCGCCGCAGTGGACGGAGTGGAACGGCGCCTATCGCGACACGGTGCGCGACTTCTGGCGTGGCGAGCCCAACCTGGGCGTGCTGGCGAGCCGGCTCGCGGGCTCGGCCGACCTCTACGAGCACACCGGGCGCCGGCCGGTCGCGAGCATCAACTTCGTGACCGCGCACGACGGCTTCACGCTGCGCGACCTGGTGTCCTACGAGGGCAAGCACAACGACGCCAACGGCGAGGACGGGCGCGACGGCGCCGACGACAACCGGTCCTGGAACCACGGCGTCGAGGGCCCGAGCGACGACCCGGGCGTCAACGAGGCGCGGGCCCGCGACCAGCGCAACCTGCTCGCCACGCTGCTGCTCAGCCAGGGCGTGCCGATGCTGCTGCACGGCGACGAGCTGGGCCGCACCCAGCAGGGCAACAACAACACCTATGCGCAGGACTCGGCGCTGAGCTGGGTCGACTGGGAGCACGTCGACCGCCCGCTGTGCGAGTTCGTCACCGAGCTGACCCGGCTGCGCCGGGAGCACCCGTCGCTGCGCCGCCAGCGCTTCTTCACCGGTACGACGGTGCGCACCGGCGAGGGGGAGCGGCTCAACGACATCGTCTGGCTGCACCCCGAGGGCCGGCCGATGGACGACGGCGACTGGAACGGCCTGCGGACGGTGGGCATGTACCTCAACGGCGACGGCATCGCCGGCCGCGACCGTCAAGGCCAGCCGATCCGCGACGACCACTTCCTGATCCTGGTCAACGGCGACGACGAGCGGGCGATCACGCTCCCCGACGAGGAGTACGCCGCCGGGTGGCAGGTGGTCGTCGACACGAGCGGGAGCTGCGACCCGGACGCCCGGATCGAGGCGGGTGGCGAGCTGACGCTGCCGCGCCGGTGCGTCGTCGTGCTGCGCCAGTGGCACGACCCGGAGCCCGAGACCGATGTCAGCCCGGCGGCGTCGGTGGCGTCGATGGCGGCCGAGCAGTGAACCGGGTCCCGGCCAGCACCTACCGCCTGCAGATCCGGGAGTCCTTCGACCTCGACGCCGCCCGCGAGCTGCTCGGCTATCTCGACGAGCTCGGGGTCGGCTGGGTCTACCTGTCCCCGATCCTCGAGGCGCACCCGGGCAGTGACCACGGGTACGACGTGGTGGACCCCACCCGGGTGGACCCGGCCCGCGGCGGCGCCGAGGCGCTGGCCCGGCTCTCCGCCGAGGCGCACCGGCGCGGCATGGGCGTGCTCGTCGACGTCGTACCGAACCACGTGGGCGTGGAGAGCCCGGCCACCAACGGCTGGTGGTGGGACGTGCTGAAGCACGGCCGCGACTCGCGGTTCGGCCGCTTCTTCGACGTCGACTGGGCAGCCGGCCGCGGCCGGATCCTGCTGCCGGTGCTCGGCGACGACGACCAGCCGGAGCCTGACGGAGCGATCGGCAACCTGCGCGTGGTCGACGGGATGCTCGGCTACCACGACCACCGCTTCCCCCTCGCCCCCGGCACGGCCGAGGACACCGACGACCCGCAGGTCGTCCACCAGCGCCAGCACTACCGGCTGGTGAGCTGGCGCGCCGCCGACGACGAGCTCGACTACCGCCGCTTCTTCGCCGTGAACACGCTGGCCGGCGTACGCGTGGAGGACCGGGACGTCTTCGAGGCCAGCCACGTCGAGATCGCGCGCTGGTTCCGCGAGCGGCTGGTCGACGGGCTGCGCGTCGACCACCCCGACGGGCTGCGGCACCCGGCGGCCTACCTCGACGACCTCGCCGACCTCACCGGCGGCGCCTGGGTGGTGGTGGAGAAGATCCTCGAGCCCGGCGAGGACCTCCCGGCGCGCTGGAACACCGCCGGCACGACGGGCTACGAGGTGCTGGCCCTCATCGACCGGGTACTCGTCGACCCCGCGGGCGAGGCCGCGCTCGGGGCCCTCGACGACCGGCTGCGCGGCGGCGTGCCGCCGTGGCCCGAGCTGGTGCGCGCCAACAAGCGACACGTCGCCGACACCATCCTGCACGCGGAGGTGCGTCGGATCGCCCGCGAGATCGCGGTCGAGCTCGAGGTCGTCCCCGACCGGGCCTGGCGCGAGCCGGTCGAGGAGGTGCTGGTCGAGCTGCTGGCTGCCTTCCCGGTCTACCGCAGCTATCTCCCGGCGGGCCGCGAGCACCTGCGCCAGGCCGCCGACGCCGTCCGCGCGGACCGACCGGACCTCGGCGCCGCGCTCGACCTGGTGCTGCCGCTGCTGGCGGACCGGGTGCGCGCGCCCGCGCTCCGCTTCCAGCAGACCAGCGGGATGATCATGGCCAAGGGGGTCGAGGATCGCGCGTTCTACCGCTGGTCCCGGCTCACCTCGCTCAACGAGGTCGGGGCGGATCCGGCGGAGTTCTCGGTCGCGCCGGGCGACTTCCACGCGGCCATGGCGCGCCGGCAGGCCGTCGCGCCCGAGGCCATGACCACGCTGAGCACCCACGACACCAAGCGCGGCGAGGACGTCCGGGCCCGGATCGGCGTCCTGGCCGAGGACCCGGCCTGGTGGTCGGACACGCTCGCCGCCCTGCTGGCCGCGGCGCCCGCCCCGGACGCGGGCTTCGCCCACCTGCTGTGGCAGGCCGCCGTGGGCGCCTGGCCGCTGTCGCGCGAGCGCCTGCACGGGTACGCCGAGAAGGCGATGCGCGAGGCGGGCGACCGGACGACGTGGACCGCGCCCGACGCGTCGTACGAGAAGGCGGTGCACGCGCTCGTCGACGCGGCGTACGACGACCCGGCTGTCGTCGCGCTCCTCGACGAGGCGGCCGCGCACCTGGCCGGTCCGGGCTGGAGCAATGCGCTCGCCGCCAAGCTGCTCAGCCTCACCGTGCCCGGGGTGCCGGACGTCTACCAGGGCAGCGAGCTGTGGGAGCAGAGCCTGGTCGACCCCGACAACCGGCGGGCCGTCGACTTCTCCCTGCGTCGCCGGCTGCTGGCGGACGCCGGTCCGGTGCGGCCGGACGGGCCGGCCGACGACGGTCGGGCCAAGCTGCACGTCGTACGGACGGCGCTGCGGCTGCGTCGCGACCGGCCCGACCTCTTCGCGCGCTACTACCCGGTCGACGCGACGGGCGCGGCCGCCGACCACGTGCTGGCCTTCGACCGCGGCGGCGCGATCGCCGTCGTCACCCGGCTGCCGCTGGGCCTGGAGCGGGCCGGCGGCTGGCGCGACACCCGGCTGCACCTGCCGCCGGGGGAGTGGCGCGAGCTGCTGACCGACCGCCCGGCCACGGCCGAGGTGGGCGTCCTGCTGAGCGAGCTGCCGGTCGCCCTCCTCGTCGAGGCGGCCGGATGAGCCTCGACGTCTGGGCCCCGCGGGCCGAGCGGGTCCGCCTCGTCCTCGATGACCAGGTCCGGCCGATGCAGCCGGGCGCGGACGGGTGGTGGACCGCGGATCCGGGACCGGTGCCCGACGGCACCCGCTACGGCTACCTGCTCGACGACGACGACCGGCCGCTGCCCGACCCGCGCTCGCGTCGCCAGCCGGACGGCGTCCACGATCTCTCCGCGACCTTCGACCCCGGCGCCCACCAGTGGGGCGACGCCGCCTGGACCGGCCGGCAGCTCGCCGGCGCGACGATCTACGAGCTGCACGTCGGGACCTTCACGCCCGAGGGCAC contains:
- the glgX gene encoding glycogen debranching protein GlgX; this encodes METWPGTAYPLGATYDGNGTNFALFSEVAERVELCLVGVGDDGSRAETRVELTEVDGYVWHAYLPGVQPGQRYGYRVHGPWRPEDGLRCNPAKLLLDPYAKATVGDVDWDQSLFGYDFDDPERRNDDDSLERMMLGVVTNPYFDWEGDRHPRTPYAETVIYEAHVKGLTTTHPDVPEAMRGTYAGLTHRSVVEHLRGLGVTAVELMPVHQFVHDDVLLQRGLRNYWGYNTIGFFAPHEGYASGSTPGGQVQEFKAMVKELHAAGIEVILDVVYNHTAEGNHLGPTLSFKGIDNPSYYRLVDDDRQYYMDYTGTGNSLNAGNPHSLQLIMDSLRYWVTEMHVDGFRFDLASALAREFYDVDRLATFFELVQQDPVVSQVKLIAEPWDVGPGGYQVGGFPPQWTEWNGAYRDTVRDFWRGEPNLGVLASRLAGSADLYEHTGRRPVASINFVTAHDGFTLRDLVSYEGKHNDANGEDGRDGADDNRSWNHGVEGPSDDPGVNEARARDQRNLLATLLLSQGVPMLLHGDELGRTQQGNNNTYAQDSALSWVDWEHVDRPLCEFVTELTRLRREHPSLRRQRFFTGTTVRTGEGERLNDIVWLHPEGRPMDDGDWNGLRTVGMYLNGDGIAGRDRQGQPIRDDHFLILVNGDDERAITLPDEEYAAGWQVVVDTSGSCDPDARIEAGGELTLPRRCVVVLRQWHDPEPETDVSPAASVASMAAEQ
- the treY gene encoding malto-oligosyltrehalose synthase, with amino-acid sequence MNRVPASTYRLQIRESFDLDAARELLGYLDELGVGWVYLSPILEAHPGSDHGYDVVDPTRVDPARGGAEALARLSAEAHRRGMGVLVDVVPNHVGVESPATNGWWWDVLKHGRDSRFGRFFDVDWAAGRGRILLPVLGDDDQPEPDGAIGNLRVVDGMLGYHDHRFPLAPGTAEDTDDPQVVHQRQHYRLVSWRAADDELDYRRFFAVNTLAGVRVEDRDVFEASHVEIARWFRERLVDGLRVDHPDGLRHPAAYLDDLADLTGGAWVVVEKILEPGEDLPARWNTAGTTGYEVLALIDRVLVDPAGEAALGALDDRLRGGVPPWPELVRANKRHVADTILHAEVRRIAREIAVELEVVPDRAWREPVEEVLVELLAAFPVYRSYLPAGREHLRQAADAVRADRPDLGAALDLVLPLLADRVRAPALRFQQTSGMIMAKGVEDRAFYRWSRLTSLNEVGADPAEFSVAPGDFHAAMARRQAVAPEAMTTLSTHDTKRGEDVRARIGVLAEDPAWWSDTLAALLAAAPAPDAGFAHLLWQAAVGAWPLSRERLHGYAEKAMREAGDRTTWTAPDASYEKAVHALVDAAYDDPAVVALLDEAAAHLAGPGWSNALAAKLLSLTVPGVPDVYQGSELWEQSLVDPDNRRAVDFSLRRRLLADAGPVRPDGPADDGRAKLHVVRTALRLRRDRPDLFARYYPVDATGAAADHVLAFDRGGAIAVVTRLPLGLERAGGWRDTRLHLPPGEWRELLTDRPATAEVGVLLSELPVALLVEAAG